One Gordonia sp. SID5947 genomic region harbors:
- the glnA gene encoding type I glutamate--ammonia ligase — translation MDRQKEFVLRTLEERDIRFVRLWFTDVLGYLKSVAIAPAELEGAFAEGIGFDGSAIEGFSRVSEADTVAKPDPSTFQILPWTTSTGRHHSARMFCDIAMPDGTPSWADSRHVLRRQLNKAADQGFSCYVHPEIEFFLLKDAPLDGSVPTPADSGGYFDQAVHDAAPNFRRHAIEALESMGISVEFSHHEGAPGQQEIDLRYADALSMADNVMTFRYVIKEVAIDEGTWATFMPKPFSEFPGSAMHTHMSLFEGDTNAFHNPDDPMQLSTTGKQFIAGILHHASEISAVTNQWVNSYKRLIHGGEAPTAATWGGANRSALIRLPLYTPNKASSRRIEVRSPDSACNPYLTFAVLLAAGLKGISEGYELPDEAEDDVWALTPAERRAMGYRELPGSLADALVEMEKSELVAEALGEHVFDYFLRNKWTEWTSYRSLVTPYELKNYLPL, via the coding sequence ATGGATCGCCAAAAGGAATTCGTGCTGCGGACCCTCGAAGAGCGCGACATCCGATTCGTGAGGCTGTGGTTCACCGACGTCCTCGGCTACCTCAAGTCCGTGGCGATCGCACCCGCCGAGCTCGAGGGGGCCTTCGCCGAGGGTATCGGGTTCGACGGCTCGGCCATCGAGGGATTCTCCCGTGTGTCCGAGGCGGACACGGTCGCCAAGCCCGATCCGTCGACCTTCCAGATCCTGCCGTGGACGACCTCGACCGGTCGCCACCACTCCGCGCGGATGTTCTGCGACATCGCGATGCCCGACGGCACCCCGAGCTGGGCGGACTCGCGACACGTTCTGCGTCGTCAGCTCAACAAGGCAGCCGACCAGGGCTTCAGTTGCTACGTGCACCCGGAGATCGAGTTCTTCTTGCTGAAGGACGCCCCGCTGGACGGCAGCGTGCCGACACCCGCCGACTCGGGTGGCTACTTCGACCAGGCCGTGCACGACGCCGCACCGAACTTCCGTCGCCATGCCATCGAGGCCCTGGAGTCGATGGGGATCTCGGTGGAGTTCTCTCATCACGAGGGCGCGCCCGGACAGCAGGAGATCGACCTGCGCTACGCGGACGCACTGTCCATGGCCGACAACGTGATGACCTTCCGGTACGTCATCAAGGAGGTCGCCATCGACGAGGGCACCTGGGCGACCTTCATGCCGAAGCCGTTCAGCGAGTTCCCGGGCTCGGCGATGCACACGCACATGAGCCTGTTCGAGGGCGACACCAACGCATTCCACAACCCCGACGACCCGATGCAGCTGTCGACCACCGGTAAGCAGTTCATCGCGGGAATCCTGCATCACGCCAGTGAGATCAGCGCGGTCACCAACCAGTGGGTGAACTCCTACAAGCGCCTGATCCACGGTGGCGAGGCGCCGACGGCCGCCACCTGGGGTGGCGCCAACCGGTCTGCCCTGATCCGGCTTCCGCTGTACACGCCGAACAAGGCGTCGTCGCGGCGGATCGAGGTCCGCAGCCCGGACTCTGCGTGCAATCCGTACCTGACCTTCGCGGTACTGCTCGCGGCCGGATTGAAGGGCATCAGCGAGGGGTACGAGTTGCCAGACGAGGCCGAGGACGACGTGTGGGCGCTGACTCCGGCCGAACGACGGGCGATGGGCTATCGGGAGTTGCCGGGCAGCCTCGCCGACGCCCTCGTGGAGATGGAGAAGTCGGAGCTGGTGGCCGAGGCACTCGGTGAACACGTCTTCGATTACTTCCTTCGCAACAAGTGGACCGAGTGGACGAGCTACCGCAGCCTGGTCACGCCGTACGAGCTGAAGAACTACCTGCCGCTGTAG